Proteins encoded in a region of the Mariprofundus ferrinatatus genome:
- the glyS gene encoding glycine--tRNA ligase subunit beta gives MSLKPLLIEIGTEEIPAGVAPRMGAALKEAVEKLLADANVAVDTLQLGVTPRRLLLHVAACPVMQEDREEVVWGPPEHVAYKDGEPTGAAIGFAKKSGMSLDDFELADKGDGKARYMKAVRSVAGRPVAAIIAEAMPAILRKLPSPKQMKWNDGEHRDDAFIRPIRWIAARIGGEVIDFSFAGVTSGKISRGHRVHGSSGEIDVNDPFAWLESQSVVADRAKRLTDISSQLNKAADAAGVELVEDADLLEEVADLTEWPHVITGRYDEDFLRLPEEVSRIELKHHQRCFSTRDADGKMSNVFFAVANIASKDPSAVATGNERVVNARLADAAFYFDRDPKETLDARVERLSEIVFQDGLGMVGDQVRRMRGFVLDNATALGVDANSAQRAAYLCKSDLTTGLVGEFPELQGYMGGIYARMDGESAEVAEAIAFHYAPAGADDDLSPNTISRALAIAERADKLLGYFHIGRIPTASADPFGLRRAAIGLIRLLADDGIAVDLTLSKVLDEAAKQWNQQRVTIHITKETKSAVAEFVRERWLGMTGSGYSRQALEAALHAAVELPFHQSVAVAQLLTGFADSEAGQAAAAANKRIANILKKAGAVSLEIDRSLLIEVAEQNLYDKLCEAEQEFPEVPEHQLNVLADLREAVDGFFDDVMVMAEEEKLRANRLALLARLRGLFLRLADISRL, from the coding sequence ATGAGCCTGAAACCTTTGCTGATCGAGATTGGAACCGAAGAGATCCCTGCAGGCGTTGCGCCGCGCATGGGTGCCGCCCTGAAAGAGGCGGTCGAAAAACTTTTGGCGGACGCCAATGTGGCTGTCGATACGCTCCAGCTTGGCGTGACACCGCGTCGTCTGCTGCTGCATGTGGCAGCATGCCCTGTCATGCAGGAGGATCGCGAAGAGGTGGTCTGGGGACCACCCGAACATGTTGCCTACAAGGATGGTGAGCCGACCGGGGCAGCGATCGGTTTTGCCAAAAAATCAGGTATGTCGCTGGATGATTTCGAGCTGGCCGACAAAGGCGATGGCAAGGCACGTTACATGAAGGCGGTTCGCAGTGTTGCGGGTCGCCCTGTGGCCGCGATTATCGCTGAGGCGATGCCTGCGATCCTGCGCAAGCTGCCGAGCCCGAAACAGATGAAGTGGAACGATGGCGAACATCGCGATGATGCCTTTATCCGTCCGATCCGCTGGATCGCAGCCAGAATTGGCGGCGAGGTGATCGATTTCTCCTTCGCCGGTGTTACATCCGGCAAGATCAGCCGCGGCCATCGTGTCCACGGCAGCTCCGGTGAGATCGATGTGAATGATCCTTTTGCATGGCTTGAGTCACAATCTGTTGTCGCGGATCGTGCCAAGCGCCTGACCGATATCTCCAGTCAGCTGAATAAAGCTGCCGATGCAGCAGGCGTCGAACTTGTCGAGGATGCCGATCTGCTTGAGGAGGTCGCCGACCTGACCGAGTGGCCGCATGTGATTACAGGCCGCTATGATGAGGACTTCCTGCGCCTGCCTGAAGAGGTGAGCCGTATCGAACTTAAGCATCACCAGCGCTGCTTCTCCACGCGGGATGCGGATGGAAAGATGAGTAATGTCTTCTTTGCGGTAGCCAATATCGCTTCCAAAGACCCATCTGCAGTGGCTACGGGCAACGAGCGCGTGGTGAATGCGCGCCTTGCCGATGCCGCCTTCTATTTTGACCGCGATCCGAAAGAGACATTGGATGCGCGTGTTGAGAGGCTCTCCGAGATCGTTTTCCAGGATGGTCTAGGCATGGTTGGTGACCAGGTGCGCCGTATGCGCGGTTTTGTGCTCGACAACGCCACCGCCCTGGGTGTGGATGCCAACAGTGCACAGCGCGCCGCCTATCTCTGCAAATCGGACCTTACCACGGGACTGGTCGGCGAGTTTCCGGAGCTGCAGGGGTATATGGGCGGCATCTATGCCCGCATGGATGGCGAGAGTGCCGAGGTGGCGGAAGCGATCGCGTTTCATTATGCACCGGCAGGTGCCGATGATGATCTGTCGCCAAACACCATTTCACGCGCACTGGCGATTGCCGAGCGGGCAGACAAACTGCTCGGTTATTTCCATATCGGCCGTATCCCGACCGCCAGCGCCGATCCGTTCGGCCTGCGCCGAGCCGCCATTGGCCTGATCCGGCTGCTGGCAGATGATGGAATCGCAGTAGACCTCACCCTTTCAAAGGTGCTCGATGAGGCTGCCAAACAGTGGAACCAGCAGCGTGTAACGATCCATATCACCAAGGAGACCAAATCGGCAGTGGCCGAATTTGTGCGTGAGCGCTGGCTTGGCATGACTGGCAGCGGCTACTCAAGACAGGCTCTGGAGGCGGCACTGCATGCTGCCGTTGAACTGCCGTTCCACCAGAGCGTTGCCGTGGCACAACTGCTGACCGGCTTTGCCGACTCCGAGGCGGGCCAGGCTGCGGCTGCGGCCAACAAACGCATTGCCAATATCCTCAAGAAGGCGGGAGCGGTTTCTCTTGAAATCGATAGATCGCTGCTCATCGAGGTGGCCGAGCAGAATCTGTACGACAAGTTGTGCGAGGCGGAGCAGGAGTTCCCCGAAGTACCTGAGCACCAGCTCAATGTGCTGGCCGATCTGCGTGAAGCGGTGGACGGTTTCTTTGATGATGTGATGGTGATGGCCGAGGAGGAGAAGCTGCGCGCCAACCGTCTGGCGCTGCTGGCCCGGCTGCGGGGACTCTTCCTGCGGCTGGCGGATATCTCCCGCCTCTGA
- a CDS encoding glycine--tRNA ligase subunit alpha, with translation MTFQDLILTLQQYWASKGCVVQQPYDSSMGAGTFHPATFLRVLDDNAWSTAYVQPCRRPTDGRYGENPNRMQHYYQFQVILKPAPENILELYLDSLRTIGIDPEVHDVRFVEDDWESPTLGAWGLGWEVWLNGMEITQFTYFQQVGSVELTKTPGEITYGLERLAMYLQGVENVFDLAWVTTEDGKTVTYGEVFHRNEVEFSTYNFDVADASWLHEQFDRAEGECKRLADHNLVLPAYEEVMKASHAFNLLDARGAISVAERQRFIGRVRGLARTVARAYAGVDA, from the coding sequence GTGACCTTTCAGGACCTGATCCTAACACTTCAACAATACTGGGCTTCCAAAGGGTGTGTCGTACAGCAGCCCTATGACAGTTCGATGGGCGCCGGAACCTTTCATCCGGCCACATTCCTGCGTGTGCTCGATGATAATGCGTGGAGCACCGCTTATGTGCAGCCGTGCCGTCGCCCGACCGACGGGCGTTATGGCGAGAACCCCAACCGCATGCAGCACTACTACCAGTTCCAGGTGATTCTCAAGCCTGCCCCTGAAAACATACTCGAGCTCTACCTCGACTCTCTGCGCACCATCGGCATCGATCCCGAGGTGCATGATGTCCGTTTCGTTGAGGATGACTGGGAGTCGCCCACGCTGGGCGCCTGGGGCCTTGGCTGGGAGGTTTGGCTTAACGGTATGGAGATCACCCAGTTCACCTACTTCCAGCAGGTGGGCAGTGTCGAGCTGACCAAAACGCCGGGCGAGATCACCTACGGCCTGGAGCGCCTTGCGATGTATCTGCAGGGGGTTGAGAATGTATTCGACCTGGCATGGGTAACCACCGAAGATGGCAAAACCGTCACCTACGGCGAGGTATTTCACCGCAACGAGGTGGAGTTCTCCACCTACAACTTCGATGTCGCAGATGCCTCCTGGCTGCATGAACAGTTCGATCGCGCCGAGGGTGAGTGCAAGCGTCTGGCTGATCACAATCTGGTGCTTCCCGCCTATGAAGAGGTGATGAAGGCATCGCACGCCTTTAACCTGCTTGATGCGCGTGGCGCAATCTCTGTTGCCGAGCGGCAACGTTTTATCGGCCGCGTACGGGGACTTGCTAGAACCGTGGCGCGTGCCTACGCGGGGGTGGACGCATGA
- the lipA gene encoding lipoyl synthase, with protein sequence MSRKVIPIQVEGEAQPMAGKPKWLKVRAPMSKEYKSIAEMMRKLKLNTVCEEASCPNIGGCWKQGSATFMILGRVCTRTCAFCDVATGRPDPVDADEPVNLAKAVAEIGLKHVVITSVDRDDLRDGGAGHYAEVIRELKARQPDVTIEILTPDFQRKPESCLNTIIEAGPDIFNHNLETVPRLYRSVRPGARYFTSLRLLQRAKELDPGVVTKSGIMVGLGEERDEVLQVLDDMREANIDILTIGQYLRPSAKHHPVMKYWSPEEFDELKYLAEKKGFGMVASGPLVRSSFHADEVFRALKLKSKRN encoded by the coding sequence ATGAGCAGAAAAGTGATTCCGATCCAGGTTGAGGGCGAGGCACAGCCGATGGCCGGCAAGCCGAAATGGCTCAAGGTTCGCGCGCCGATGTCCAAAGAGTACAAATCAATTGCCGAGATGATGCGCAAGCTGAAACTCAATACGGTATGCGAGGAGGCATCCTGCCCCAATATCGGCGGCTGCTGGAAGCAGGGTTCAGCCACCTTCATGATCCTGGGGCGCGTCTGTACCCGCACCTGCGCCTTCTGCGATGTGGCAACAGGCAGGCCCGACCCGGTCGATGCCGACGAGCCGGTGAATCTGGCGAAAGCTGTGGCGGAGATCGGCCTTAAACATGTGGTGATCACCTCGGTGGATCGCGACGACCTCAGGGATGGCGGTGCCGGCCACTATGCTGAAGTGATCCGCGAGCTGAAAGCGCGCCAGCCCGATGTGACGATCGAGATTCTCACCCCCGATTTCCAACGCAAGCCGGAGAGCTGCCTGAACACGATCATCGAAGCGGGTCCGGATATCTTCAATCATAATCTGGAGACCGTACCGCGCCTCTACCGCTCGGTGCGTCCCGGGGCACGCTACTTTACATCCCTGCGTCTGCTGCAGCGCGCCAAGGAGCTTGATCCGGGCGTGGTGACCAAGTCCGGCATCATGGTTGGTCTGGGTGAGGAGCGCGACGAGGTGCTGCAGGTACTCGACGATATGCGCGAGGCGAATATCGATATTCTCACCATTGGCCAGTATCTCAGGCCGAGCGCCAAACATCATCCTGTGATGAAGTACTGGTCGCCCGAAGAGTTCGACGAGCTCAAATACCTCGCCGAGAAGAAGGGTTTCGGCATGGTCGCGTCAGGGCCGCTGGTGCGTTCATCCTTCCACGCCGACGAGGTGTTCCGGGCGCTGAAGCTCAAAAGCAAACGCAATTGA
- a CDS encoding RNA recognition motif domain-containing protein: MSVSCFAKLFAAAIAVSVVGSYAIQLVGLDSIHPSSLFASGLTLGTIFGGLLVALYPSEKGEGSKRDSGTSNIYVGNLPFNVGKEEIGNIFAPFGKVEDIRLVKDRRSRRFKGYAFVEMESGAAKAAIDHLNDTDYAGRTLRVNEAQKRDSRS, from the coding sequence ATGAGTGTTTCATGTTTTGCAAAACTGTTTGCGGCGGCCATCGCCGTTTCCGTGGTCGGCAGTTACGCCATCCAGCTGGTCGGCCTTGATAGCATACACCCCTCTTCCCTGTTCGCCAGCGGCCTGACGCTCGGCACCATCTTCGGGGGCCTGCTGGTCGCGCTCTACCCGTCAGAGAAGGGCGAAGGCAGCAAGAGGGATAGCGGCACCAGCAACATCTATGTCGGCAACCTGCCTTTCAATGTCGGCAAGGAGGAGATCGGCAACATCTTCGCCCCGTTCGGCAAGGTGGAGGATATCCGGCTGGTCAAGGATCGCAGAAGCCGCCGTTTCAAGGGCTACGCCTTTGTCGAGATGGAGAGCGGTGCAGCCAAAGCGGCAATCGATCATCTCAACGATACCGACTACGCCGGCCGTACCCTGCGTGTTAACGAGGCGCAGAAGCGGGATTCAAGATCGTAG
- a CDS encoding 3-deoxy-7-phosphoheptulonate synthase, with protein MAMKYNTDDLRISGMSEIAAPKQVHAEHAITETAARTTHDTRVSIHEILHGEDDRLLVVVGPCSIHNPDAALEYARHIKRMRGELGKDLLIVMRVYFEKPRTTVGWKGLINDPNLDGSFEINKGIRLARKLLLDVNEMGVPAGTEFLDLITPQYIADLVSWGAIGARTTESQGHRELASGLSCPVGFKNSTEGGFQIAIDAIHAAKHPHVFISLTKEGTSAIFSTAGNDDCHIILRGGKEPNYDAASVARAVSELQAAKLSCSLMVDCSHANSRKQFKRQIEVGEDLASQIAAGNRCISGVMIESHLHEGRQDVNPGEKPDFGISITDACLGWEDTEALLNTLAEAVRKRREVATD; from the coding sequence ATGGCTATGAAGTACAATACAGACGATCTGCGCATCAGCGGCATGAGTGAAATTGCAGCGCCTAAACAGGTGCACGCCGAGCATGCGATCACCGAAACGGCTGCCCGCACCACCCATGATACCCGTGTCTCTATCCATGAGATTCTGCATGGCGAAGATGACCGCCTGCTGGTGGTTGTCGGCCCATGCTCCATCCACAATCCCGATGCCGCGCTCGAATATGCCAGGCATATCAAGCGTATGCGGGGGGAGCTGGGCAAGGATCTGCTGATCGTGATGCGCGTCTACTTCGAGAAGCCGCGCACCACCGTCGGCTGGAAGGGGCTGATCAACGATCCCAACCTTGATGGCTCTTTCGAGATCAATAAGGGCATCCGCCTTGCCCGTAAGCTGCTGCTTGATGTCAACGAGATGGGGGTCCCTGCCGGCACCGAATTCCTCGATCTGATCACGCCGCAGTATATTGCAGACCTGGTCAGCTGGGGCGCCATCGGCGCACGCACCACCGAATCACAGGGTCATCGTGAGCTGGCCAGCGGCCTCTCATGTCCGGTCGGTTTCAAGAACAGCACCGAGGGCGGCTTCCAGATCGCTATCGATGCCATTCATGCCGCCAAACATCCGCATGTATTCATCTCGCTGACCAAGGAGGGTACATCTGCGATCTTCTCGACCGCCGGCAATGACGACTGCCATATCATCCTGCGCGGTGGCAAAGAGCCGAACTACGATGCGGCGAGTGTTGCGCGCGCCGTCAGTGAACTGCAGGCGGCCAAACTCTCCTGTAGCCTGATGGTCGACTGCAGCCACGCCAACAGCCGTAAACAGTTCAAGCGCCAGATAGAGGTGGGTGAGGATCTTGCCAGCCAGATTGCAGCCGGCAACCGCTGCATCTCAGGCGTGATGATCGAGAGCCATCTTCATGAGGGGCGCCAGGATGTTAATCCGGGCGAGAAGCCCGATTTCGGCATCAGCATCACCGATGCCTGCCTTGGCTGGGAAGATACCGAGGCGCTGCTCAACACGCTGGCCGAAGCGGTGCGTAAACGTCGCGAGGTTGCTACCGACTAA
- a CDS encoding PH domain-containing protein, with protein MYDHKAVIGGELEDGEQRLWSAQPRQGFLLHPSDAFMIPFSLIWGGFSIIWEYQVLVSDAPLLMALIGLPFVAIGLYLIAGRFYYDAKLREKTFYGITDRRIIILSGIRKKQAHYLAIGEIENLQKFENRDGSGSIVLGFEAITTAYQSQMPIPGQMESTPRMNNLADVHTPFGIIDRLRRTTSRADSSA; from the coding sequence ATGTATGATCACAAAGCCGTTATCGGTGGCGAACTGGAGGATGGGGAGCAGCGGCTCTGGAGCGCGCAGCCCCGGCAGGGGTTTCTCCTGCACCCCTCCGATGCCTTCATGATCCCCTTCAGCCTGATATGGGGCGGATTTTCCATTATCTGGGAGTATCAGGTGCTGGTAAGCGATGCGCCGCTGCTGATGGCGCTGATCGGCCTGCCGTTTGTCGCCATCGGCCTCTACCTGATCGCCGGACGTTTCTACTACGATGCAAAACTTCGCGAAAAGACCTTCTACGGCATCACTGATCGCCGCATCATTATCCTATCCGGCATCCGCAAAAAACAGGCGCACTACCTTGCTATCGGCGAGATCGAGAATCTGCAGAAGTTCGAGAACAGGGATGGTTCAGGCTCCATCGTGCTCGGTTTCGAGGCGATCACCACCGCCTACCAGAGCCAGATGCCAATCCCCGGCCAGATGGAGTCCACGCCGCGCATGAATAACCTCGCCGACGTCCACACCCCGTTCGGGATCATCGACAGGCTCAGGCGCACTACATCCCGCGCAGATAGCTCGGCCTGA
- a CDS encoding radical SAM protein, whose amino-acid sequence MPLNYHMPLYRPPSEGDNLIIQVTLGCSFNRCSFCSMYREKAYQQRPLADLVADIDRAARSWPDARRVFLADGDALGLPTAQLSAVLDALHERLPNLARISCYATPANILQKSDAELAQLREQGLTLLYLGIESGSDSILRRITKGASSRGIARAMQRADEAGLKVSATVILGLGGKRRADEHIDGTIALLNAAPVTYLSTLQLYLDAGISGEFMEKFAAEGGEPFEMPDDRSMLEEQLRLLAGLNPPKPLIFRSNHASNALALAGNLPRDRARLLAQVEGALHGEVGLRPSYLRGM is encoded by the coding sequence ATGCCATTGAACTACCACATGCCGCTCTACCGGCCGCCGAGCGAGGGGGATAACCTGATTATCCAGGTTACACTCGGCTGCAGCTTCAACCGCTGCAGCTTCTGCTCGATGTACCGCGAAAAGGCTTACCAGCAGCGGCCACTGGCGGATCTGGTTGCCGATATCGACAGGGCGGCGCGAAGCTGGCCGGATGCGCGCCGCGTCTTCCTGGCCGACGGCGATGCCCTGGGTCTGCCGACCGCTCAGCTGTCGGCCGTTCTGGATGCGCTGCATGAGCGGCTGCCGAACCTTGCCCGCATCTCCTGTTACGCCACCCCTGCCAATATCCTGCAGAAGAGTGATGCGGAGCTGGCGCAGCTCAGGGAGCAGGGGCTGACGCTTCTCTATCTCGGCATCGAATCGGGTTCAGACAGCATACTCAGGAGGATCACCAAGGGGGCCAGCAGCCGCGGAATCGCCAGGGCGATGCAGCGGGCAGATGAGGCGGGACTGAAGGTGTCGGCCACGGTGATTCTGGGGCTTGGCGGCAAGCGTCGTGCAGATGAGCATATTGACGGCACCATCGCGCTTCTCAACGCAGCACCCGTCACCTACCTCTCCACGCTGCAGCTCTATCTCGATGCGGGGATTTCAGGCGAATTCATGGAAAAGTTTGCTGCAGAGGGGGGTGAGCCGTTCGAGATGCCGGACGACCGATCGATGCTGGAGGAGCAGCTGCGGCTGCTTGCGGGCCTGAATCCGCCAAAGCCGCTGATCTTCCGTTCCAATCATGCATCCAATGCGCTGGCGCTGGCCGGGAACCTGCCGCGTGACCGCGCGCGACTGCTGGCGCAGGTCGAGGGTGCGCTGCACGGCGAGGTAGGGCTCAGGCCGAGCTATCTGCGCGGGATGTAG
- the tal gene encoding transaldolase, protein MQTRLEQLRRMTTVVADTGDIEAIRKWRPVDATTNPSLLLKAVSQPEYEHFIDDALAWAGKQGSDPSRLIEDAGDMLAVMVGREVLEIIPGRISTEVDARLSFDSEATVARVHRLIDLYAGHGVGVERILIKIASTWEGIRAAERLQRDGINCNLTLLFSMAQARACADAGVFLISPFVGRILDWYKAKEGHDFAAAEDPGVHSVQRIYRYYKRCGYPTEVMGASFRNIGEILELAGCDRLTISPALMQELEASDEHVERRLFDDGARLEREPPLKESEMRWQLNEDAMASEKLGEGIRSFTADQLRLEKLLSARV, encoded by the coding sequence ATGCAAACCAGACTTGAACAACTGCGCCGCATGACAACCGTTGTCGCCGATACCGGCGACATCGAGGCGATACGCAAGTGGCGTCCCGTCGATGCCACCACCAATCCATCCCTTCTGCTCAAGGCGGTAAGTCAGCCGGAGTACGAACATTTTATTGACGATGCGCTTGCCTGGGCCGGGAAGCAGGGGAGTGATCCGTCGCGGCTGATCGAGGATGCCGGCGATATGCTGGCTGTCATGGTCGGCCGAGAGGTGCTTGAGATCATCCCCGGGCGGATCTCCACCGAGGTGGATGCACGCCTCTCCTTCGACAGCGAGGCGACGGTTGCCCGCGTTCACAGGCTGATCGATCTCTATGCCGGCCACGGTGTCGGGGTCGAGCGTATCCTGATCAAGATTGCCTCGACCTGGGAGGGGATACGCGCCGCAGAACGGCTGCAGCGCGATGGCATCAACTGCAACCTGACGCTGCTCTTCTCGATGGCACAGGCGCGCGCCTGCGCCGATGCCGGCGTCTTCCTGATCTCCCCCTTTGTCGGCCGGATTCTCGACTGGTACAAGGCGAAAGAGGGGCATGATTTCGCGGCCGCGGAGGATCCCGGAGTACACTCCGTGCAGCGTATCTACCGCTATTACAAGCGCTGCGGTTATCCGACCGAGGTGATGGGGGCCAGCTTCCGCAATATCGGCGAGATTCTGGAGCTGGCCGGCTGTGACCGGCTGACGATCAGCCCGGCACTGATGCAGGAGCTGGAGGCATCGGATGAGCATGTGGAGCGCAGGCTGTTCGACGATGGCGCGCGCCTTGAACGCGAGCCACCGCTGAAGGAGTCCGAGATGCGCTGGCAGCTCAATGAGGATGCCATGGCCAGCGAAAAGCTGGGCGAGGGGATTCGCAGTTTCACGGCCGATCAACTCAGGCTGGAGAAGTTGCTTTCAGCCAGGGTCTGA
- a CDS encoding shikimate kinase, with protein sequence MEVIMAEEGICQIYPVLIGLMGCGKSSIGKLLAAELGITFLDLDHYIVEKAGRTIPEIFAEVGEEGFRDLETKALREVLGTPVVLASGGGVVMRAENRAMLAAHAPVIWLKSSLHFLAGRIQGDENRPLTAGRDALTVLQQLAEIRYPYYTQCADYILHRGEMNKAQSLHAVIEYLRQWKFEHSEGFANAPRHDAAALLAQDDTTILDE encoded by the coding sequence ATGGAAGTAATCATGGCTGAAGAGGGCATTTGTCAGATCTACCCCGTCCTGATCGGGCTGATGGGTTGCGGTAAAAGCAGCATCGGCAAGCTGCTGGCTGCTGAGCTTGGAATCACCTTTCTCGATCTGGATCATTATATCGTTGAAAAGGCGGGCAGAACGATCCCCGAGATCTTCGCTGAAGTTGGCGAGGAGGGTTTCCGCGATCTTGAGACGAAGGCGCTCAGAGAGGTGCTGGGAACGCCTGTAGTGCTTGCCAGCGGCGGCGGCGTGGTGATGCGTGCGGAGAACAGGGCGATGCTTGCAGCGCATGCGCCGGTGATCTGGCTGAAATCGTCGCTCCACTTCCTGGCTGGCCGTATCCAGGGCGATGAGAACCGGCCGCTGACTGCCGGCCGCGATGCCCTGACGGTGCTGCAGCAGCTGGCGGAGATCCGCTATCCCTATTACACGCAGTGCGCCGACTACATCCTCCACCGCGGCGAGATGAACAAGGCGCAATCACTGCATGCGGTGATCGAGTATCTGCGGCAGTGGAAGTTCGAACACAGCGAGGGCTTCGCCAATGCTCCCCGGCACGATGCGGCAGCCCTGCTTGCGCAAGACGATACGACTATTCTGGACGAGTAA
- the rsgA gene encoding ribosome small subunit-dependent GTPase A, with amino-acid sequence MGLSELGLDCWFEEHAQKLCGSGQSIARVVAIDRGRIVVHDGARELSAELLGKFFYAAESAARFPCVGDWVCLDHHGSESDDPASQFLSIHSILPRRTLLKRKTVGYDEEFQILASNIDVAFIVMACNYDFHVAKLERFLVMIHEAHIRPVLLFTKTDLIAADALQQLIDNIRAAGIGIEILCISNSTGEGLDRVRRFIEAEKTYCLLGSSGVGKSTLMNRLIGEETFATQEVSESGQGRHTTVRRHLILLRQGGLVVDMPGMRELAISEVKEGIEESFADIIELTQSCRFSNCTHHSEPGCAILAALKSGELRSDHYKNYLKIQSEARHHKKQTGYVEKRRKGKNASRIAPSKTRQRKLRQIDPEQEEDAD; translated from the coding sequence ATGGGATTAAGTGAGCTTGGTTTGGATTGCTGGTTTGAGGAGCACGCGCAAAAGCTGTGCGGCAGCGGGCAGAGTATCGCCCGCGTGGTGGCCATCGATCGCGGCCGTATCGTGGTGCATGACGGAGCGCGCGAGCTCTCCGCCGAACTGCTGGGCAAGTTCTTTTACGCGGCCGAATCCGCGGCCAGGTTCCCCTGCGTGGGCGACTGGGTATGCCTCGATCATCACGGCAGCGAGAGCGATGATCCGGCCAGTCAGTTCCTCTCCATTCACAGTATCCTGCCGCGCAGAACCCTGCTCAAGCGCAAGACCGTCGGCTACGATGAAGAGTTCCAGATTCTGGCATCCAATATCGATGTCGCCTTTATCGTCATGGCCTGCAATTACGATTTCCATGTCGCCAAGCTCGAACGCTTCCTGGTGATGATTCACGAAGCGCATATCAGGCCGGTACTGCTGTTCACCAAAACCGACCTGATCGCAGCTGATGCGCTGCAGCAGCTGATCGATAATATCCGCGCTGCCGGCATCGGGATCGAGATCCTCTGCATCAGCAACAGCACGGGCGAGGGGCTGGATCGGGTGCGTCGCTTTATCGAAGCTGAGAAAACCTACTGCCTGCTCGGCTCCTCCGGTGTCGGCAAAAGCACGCTGATGAACCGGCTTATTGGCGAGGAGACCTTTGCCACTCAGGAGGTGAGTGAGTCGGGGCAGGGTCGCCATACCACCGTACGCCGCCACCTGATTCTGCTCAGGCAGGGAGGCCTGGTGGTGGATATGCCAGGCATGCGCGAACTGGCCATCTCCGAGGTGAAGGAGGGTATTGAGGAGAGCTTTGCCGATATTATCGAGCTTACGCAGAGCTGCCGCTTCTCCAACTGCACCCATCACAGCGAACCCGGCTGTGCGATTCTGGCGGCCCTGAAAAGCGGGGAACTGCGCAGCGATCACTATAAAAATTATCTGAAAATCCAGAGCGAGGCGCGCCACCATAAAAAGCAGACCGGCTATGTGGAGAAACGGCGAAAGGGAAAAAATGCCAGCCGCATTGCCCCCTCCAAAACAAGGCAGCGGAAACTGCGCCAGATCGATCCCGAACAGGAAGAGGACGCGGACTAA
- a CDS encoding CARDB domain-containing protein, producing the protein MLNRSKPITASLFLSLLPLFAFPVFAQDIQWASDITLRPQSPVAGERATFQVTVRAGREAATGFAVVGGIDGKQLFKKELGELRADRSRNMRFSWRATAGSHKVYFRIVTTTHSRAAVPPELSREFTVQGGSAGAAGVQATAPARSRVVQHDTRSVRKPELRTRPVQATTAISPQTLSSASFQQPTCEGAPLPDIEALYGSGIQGGAVLNSSGGITVTLPFSVPVIVVNRGQCDTGIFSVKAEMRVQAQGVDKVVQLGSKSIHSLPPCRSKGCGEAKESVRFDFTPQYNHALYSFTIEADATHSIDEFNEDNNEIEPELRIDEY; encoded by the coding sequence ATGCTTAATCGCTCAAAACCGATCACTGCTTCTCTCTTTCTCTCACTACTCCCCCTCTTCGCCTTTCCCGTTTTCGCGCAGGATATCCAGTGGGCCTCCGATATCACCCTGCGGCCGCAATCGCCGGTAGCAGGAGAGCGGGCCACCTTTCAGGTCACGGTCAGGGCAGGCAGAGAGGCCGCCACCGGCTTTGCCGTGGTTGGCGGCATTGATGGCAAACAGCTGTTCAAAAAAGAGCTCGGAGAGCTGAGGGCTGATCGCAGCCGCAACATGCGATTCAGCTGGAGAGCGACCGCGGGATCGCACAAGGTCTATTTCAGGATTGTGACCACCACCCACTCACGCGCAGCGGTTCCACCGGAGCTGAGCAGGGAGTTCACGGTTCAAGGCGGCAGTGCAGGGGCTGCAGGGGTTCAGGCCACCGCCCCTGCCCGGAGCAGGGTTGTTCAGCATGATACACGCAGCGTCAGGAAGCCGGAGCTAAGAACCAGGCCTGTGCAGGCCACGACTGCGATATCACCCCAGACCCTCAGCTCGGCAAGTTTTCAGCAGCCGACGTGTGAAGGCGCCCCGCTGCCGGATATCGAAGCGCTCTACGGATCCGGCATTCAGGGTGGCGCCGTTCTCAACAGCTCCGGAGGCATCACGGTCACACTGCCATTCAGCGTCCCTGTTATCGTCGTGAACAGAGGCCAGTGCGATACGGGCATCTTCTCGGTTAAGGCAGAGATGCGGGTGCAGGCGCAGGGGGTTGATAAGGTGGTGCAGCTCGGCTCCAAAAGCATCCACTCACTGCCGCCATGCAGAAGCAAGGGGTGCGGGGAGGCCAAAGAGAGCGTCCGCTTTGACTTCACGCCGCAGTACAACCATGCGCTCTACAGCTTCACCATTGAAGCCGATGCCACCCACTCCATTGATGAGTTTAATGAGGATAACAATGAAATTGAACCGGAACTCAGGATAGACGAGTACTAA